Proteins from a genomic interval of Sphingobacterium sp. SYP-B4668:
- a CDS encoding lactate dehydrogenase, whose translation MKVVAYNIKPEEKEILVLANKKVHDLTLISNGLDGTTVHYAVGKKAVIVSEKDFLDKSILFELKKLGVLYLITRSIGVQHIDATEAESLNIKIANTPYENQTIEGVAKQTIRNLNFWENGKCIGRACCCSKDCSERLDNVKHYNRKR comes from the coding sequence ATGAAAGTTGTAGCCTATAACATTAAGCCTGAAGAGAAAGAGATATTGGTTTTGGCCAATAAAAAGGTGCATGACCTTACTTTGATCTCTAATGGTTTGGACGGTACCACCGTGCACTATGCTGTGGGGAAGAAGGCTGTCATTGTATCAGAAAAGGATTTTTTAGATAAAAGTATCTTGTTTGAACTTAAGAAATTAGGCGTGCTGTATCTCATCACACGCTCTATAGGTGTACAGCATATAGATGCTACAGAAGCCGAATCTTTGAACATAAAGATTGCGAACACACCTTACGAAAACCAAACAATCGAAGGCGTAGCTAAGCAAACGATCCGAAACCTGAATTTCTGGGAAAATGGGAAATGTATAGGCAGGGCATGTTGCTGTTCGAAAGATTGCAGTGAGCGGCTTGATAACGTCAAGCATTACAATAGAAAAAGATAA
- the hemN gene encoding oxygen-independent coproporphyrinogen III oxidase codes for MEDLISKYNVAAPRYTSYPTVPFWENDSFGSSNWRQRVKNTYVDSKSGGVSIYIHLPFCEDLCTYCGCNTRITKNHKVEEPYITAVLKEWEMYVQMMGGGSIGICEIHLGGGTPTFFQPDNLERLITGILEGHTPTADASFSFEAHPANTTFQHLQTLYNLGFRRLSLGIQDFDPEVQFVINRRQTVDDVARVMRDARGIGYTSINFDLIYGLPLQTMERVGDTITKALAMEPDRISFYSYAHVPWVKPGQRRFTEMDLPQGQEKLSLYQLGKQLISEAGYEDVGMDHFAKQGDELFRALEAGRLHRNFMGYADRYTPLMIGLGVSSISDAWSAFAQNVKTVEEYHRLIEADVLPVVKGHLLNDEDLLLRRYILDVMCKGKTMLASDSTLTPRIQKRLMPMVADGLVTYSGTDVRITEMGKSFLRNICMAFDERLYQAKNNEQLFSQAI; via the coding sequence ATGGAGGATTTGATTTCGAAATATAATGTTGCCGCTCCGCGGTATACGAGCTACCCAACCGTCCCTTTTTGGGAAAATGACAGTTTTGGTAGTTCCAATTGGAGGCAACGTGTTAAAAATACGTATGTTGATTCAAAATCTGGAGGAGTCAGTATCTATATCCATCTCCCATTCTGTGAGGACCTGTGTACTTATTGTGGATGTAATACCCGAATCACTAAAAATCATAAAGTAGAGGAGCCTTACATAACGGCTGTCTTGAAAGAATGGGAAATGTATGTCCAAATGATGGGCGGAGGTTCTATCGGTATATGTGAGATACATCTAGGAGGGGGTACACCTACCTTCTTTCAGCCTGATAATTTGGAACGCTTGATCACAGGGATATTGGAGGGACATACACCGACGGCAGATGCATCCTTTTCATTTGAAGCTCACCCTGCAAACACGACTTTTCAACATCTTCAAACGCTTTATAATTTGGGATTTCGTAGATTGAGTCTTGGGATTCAGGATTTTGACCCAGAGGTGCAGTTTGTCATCAACCGTAGGCAAACGGTTGATGATGTAGCGCGCGTAATGCGTGATGCAAGGGGAATCGGTTATACATCTATTAATTTTGATTTGATTTATGGATTGCCGTTGCAGACGATGGAAAGGGTAGGAGATACCATCACTAAGGCTTTGGCAATGGAACCCGATCGTATTTCGTTTTACAGCTACGCCCATGTGCCTTGGGTCAAACCAGGACAACGCCGATTTACGGAAATGGACCTCCCTCAAGGACAGGAAAAATTGAGTCTCTATCAGTTAGGAAAGCAGTTGATTAGTGAGGCTGGATATGAAGACGTAGGGATGGATCATTTTGCAAAACAGGGCGATGAATTGTTCCGGGCCTTGGAAGCCGGGCGTTTGCATCGTAACTTTATGGGATATGCCGATCGTTACACACCTTTGATGATTGGGCTTGGTGTATCATCTATCAGTGATGCATGGAGTGCATTTGCACAAAATGTGAAGACAGTAGAAGAATACCATCGGTTGATTGAAGCTGACGTACTCCCAGTAGTGAAGGGGCACTTGTTGAATGATGAAGACCTTCTGTTGAGAAGATATATTTTAGATGTGATGTGCAAAGGAAAGACGATGCTTGCGAGTGATTCGACACTGACTCCGCGTATCCAGAAGCGATTGATGCCTATGGTTGCAGACGGCCTTGTCACATACTCAGGGACAGATGTAAGGATTACGGAAATGGGGAAATCTTTTCTGAGAAATATTTGCATGGCTTTTGATGAACGTCTTTATCAAGCCAAGAACAATGAGCAGCTGTTTAGCCAAGCGATATAG
- the recN gene encoding DNA repair protein RecN: MLSRLYIRNYALIDTLDISFDRGLNIITGETGAGKSIIMGALALILGSRVEGKYFFNQDRKCIIEGYFNIGSYHLQAFFEENDMDYDEETIIRREISVDGKSRAFVNDSPVNLTVLKGLGEQLIDVHSQHATLQINTEAFQLMVIDGIAQNGALKESFSQTFKNYKSKSKALAQLRSSIEAAHAEMDYHQFLFNELEQAGLKTGEQSELEDEQRQLENAEEIKRTLLGATQYLVEQEANALGMVKDALTYLQQAQRYMPTAETIVARLQSVHIELKDIVQEVEALEQGVVLDENRLNIVNERLSLLYTLQKKHRLDQVEELIALRDDIESKIIATSGQEEQLLHLEKEVSLLEKETKIAASELSESRRRVIPQIQQHVEAVLDEVGMPHAQLHIDLQQMQEGLFKESGQDTVQFLFSANKGQELKPIHKVASGGELSRVMLALKSLVAQSTALPTIIFDEIDTGISGEVALKVGEIMHRLAANMQVMAITHLPQIASKGISHFKVYKEDRGDKTQSNIILLSPEQRVIEVAQMLSGSNPGEAALQHAAELIEG; encoded by the coding sequence ATGCTGAGCAGACTCTATATTCGAAATTATGCACTTATCGATACCCTAGATATTTCTTTTGATAGGGGCTTAAATATCATTACTGGGGAGACCGGTGCCGGAAAATCCATTATCATGGGGGCCCTCGCCCTCATCTTGGGCAGTAGAGTAGAAGGTAAATACTTCTTTAATCAGGATCGAAAATGCATCATAGAAGGATATTTCAATATCGGATCGTATCATCTTCAGGCTTTTTTCGAAGAAAATGATATGGATTATGACGAAGAAACCATTATTCGCAGGGAGATTAGCGTCGATGGCAAGTCTCGTGCTTTTGTCAATGACTCACCGGTCAATCTAACGGTACTTAAGGGCTTAGGTGAGCAACTAATCGATGTGCACTCACAGCATGCCACCTTACAGATTAATACCGAAGCTTTCCAATTGATGGTCATCGATGGTATCGCTCAGAATGGAGCTTTGAAGGAAAGCTTTTCACAAACGTTTAAAAACTACAAATCTAAAAGTAAAGCATTGGCGCAACTTCGCTCATCTATAGAAGCTGCCCATGCGGAGATGGATTATCACCAATTTCTATTCAATGAGCTAGAGCAGGCCGGTTTGAAAACTGGGGAGCAATCCGAACTGGAAGACGAACAACGACAATTGGAAAATGCTGAAGAGATAAAGCGGACGTTGTTAGGCGCTACCCAGTATTTAGTCGAGCAGGAAGCCAATGCGCTGGGGATGGTCAAGGATGCATTGACATACTTGCAACAAGCGCAGAGGTATATGCCGACAGCTGAAACTATAGTCGCCCGTTTACAGAGTGTGCATATCGAGCTGAAGGATATCGTACAAGAAGTAGAAGCACTGGAGCAAGGGGTCGTGTTGGACGAAAATCGCTTGAACATCGTTAATGAACGCCTTAGCCTATTGTATACGCTACAGAAGAAACATCGATTGGATCAAGTAGAGGAATTGATTGCACTACGAGATGATATTGAATCCAAGATTATAGCTACATCAGGACAAGAAGAGCAGTTGTTACATCTCGAAAAAGAAGTATCCCTCCTTGAAAAAGAAACAAAAATAGCAGCATCCGAATTGTCCGAATCTCGAAGACGAGTAATTCCCCAAATTCAACAACATGTAGAGGCCGTATTGGATGAAGTAGGTATGCCTCATGCACAATTGCATATCGACCTGCAACAAATGCAGGAAGGTCTGTTTAAAGAGTCGGGGCAAGATACGGTACAGTTTTTATTTTCAGCAAATAAAGGGCAAGAGCTAAAGCCTATCCATAAAGTAGCTTCAGGGGGAGAGTTGTCACGTGTGATGCTGGCATTGAAATCCCTCGTTGCACAGTCTACTGCTTTGCCAACCATTATATTTGATGAGATTGATACCGGTATATCGGGGGAAGTGGCATTGAAAGTAGGGGAGATTATGCACAGATTGGCTGCCAATATGCAGGTGATGGCTATTACGCATCTGCCGCAAATAGCTTCAAAAGGAATTAGCCACTTTAAGGTATACAAAGAGGATAGGGGTGACAAGACCCAATCTAATATCATTCTGCTATCTCCAGAGCAGCGGGTAATAGAAGTAGCGCAGATGTTGAGCGGATCCAATCCCGGAGAGGCAGCTCTACAGCATGCTGCCGAACTAATCGAAGGGTAG
- the ettA gene encoding energy-dependent translational throttle protein EttA — MSDEKIIFSMAGVNKIYPPQKQVLKNIYLSFFYGAKIGVIGLNGSGKSSVLKIIAGLDKAYQGEVVFSPGYTVGYLAQEPVLDEEKTVREIVEEGVAEITAVLKEYEEINEKFGLPEVYENADEMDKLLTRQGELQDKIDATNAWELDAKLERAMDALRCPEPQSLIANLSGGERRRVALCRLLLQEPDVLLLDEPTNHLDAESIDWLEQHLQQYKGTVIAVTHDRYFLDNVAGWILELDRGEGIPWKGNYSSWLDQKAKRLAQEEKTESKRQKTLERELEWVRMAPKARHAKSKARLHNYEKLASEETKEREEKLELFIPPGPRLGNVVIEANDISKSYGDRILFENLSFSLPPAGIVGIIGPNGAGKTTLFRLITGQETPDTGTFRVGETVVLGYVDQMHNDLDPNKSVWENITDGQDNILLGNRPVNSRAYVSKFNFNGADQQKNVGILSGGERNRVHLAITLKKSSNVLLLDEPTNDIDVNTLRALEEGLENFGGCAVVISHDRWFLDRICTHILAFEGDSQVYFFEGNYSEYEENRKKRLGDIGPKRIKYRKLVK, encoded by the coding sequence ATGTCTGACGAGAAAATCATCTTTTCGATGGCAGGTGTAAACAAGATTTACCCGCCTCAAAAACAAGTTTTAAAAAACATATATCTTTCCTTTTTTTATGGTGCCAAAATAGGGGTGATCGGTCTCAACGGATCGGGTAAGTCTTCTGTTTTGAAAATCATTGCTGGATTGGACAAGGCCTACCAAGGGGAAGTGGTTTTCTCCCCAGGATACACCGTGGGCTATCTTGCGCAGGAACCGGTATTAGATGAGGAGAAAACTGTCCGTGAGATTGTTGAAGAGGGTGTTGCGGAGATTACAGCTGTTTTAAAGGAATACGAAGAAATCAACGAAAAGTTTGGCTTGCCAGAAGTGTATGAGAATGCAGATGAAATGGATAAGCTATTGACCCGACAAGGGGAGTTGCAGGATAAAATAGATGCTACGAATGCTTGGGAACTTGATGCCAAATTGGAGCGCGCAATGGATGCGTTACGTTGTCCCGAGCCACAATCCTTGATTGCCAATTTGTCAGGAGGAGAGCGTAGAAGGGTGGCACTATGTCGTCTTTTGCTACAGGAGCCCGACGTGCTGTTGCTGGATGAGCCCACCAACCACTTGGATGCGGAGTCAATCGACTGGTTGGAGCAGCACCTACAACAGTATAAGGGGACGGTCATCGCAGTGACGCACGACCGTTATTTCTTAGATAATGTGGCGGGCTGGATATTGGAGTTGGATCGGGGAGAAGGTATCCCTTGGAAAGGCAACTATTCTTCTTGGTTGGATCAGAAAGCAAAGCGTTTGGCGCAAGAAGAAAAGACAGAGTCCAAACGTCAAAAGACTCTGGAACGTGAGTTGGAATGGGTGCGTATGGCACCAAAAGCCCGTCATGCCAAGTCCAAAGCTCGTTTGCATAATTATGAAAAATTAGCCTCGGAGGAGACGAAGGAAAGGGAAGAAAAATTGGAACTTTTCATTCCTCCTGGACCTCGTTTAGGGAATGTGGTCATCGAAGCCAACGACATTTCAAAGTCTTATGGCGATCGCATTTTGTTTGAAAACCTGAGTTTTTCACTTCCCCCAGCAGGAATTGTAGGCATAATTGGTCCCAATGGTGCAGGAAAGACAACCCTTTTCCGACTGATCACGGGACAAGAAACGCCTGATACGGGAACGTTCAGGGTAGGTGAGACCGTCGTATTGGGGTATGTGGATCAGATGCACAATGATCTGGACCCAAACAAATCCGTTTGGGAAAATATTACAGATGGTCAAGACAATATTCTTTTGGGCAATCGTCCAGTGAACTCTAGAGCCTATGTCTCTAAGTTTAACTTTAACGGTGCAGACCAACAGAAGAATGTAGGTATACTTTCGGGCGGAGAGCGTAATCGGGTACATCTGGCCATTACGTTGAAGAAAAGTTCGAATGTCCTGCTACTGGATGAGCCGACGAATGATATCGATGTCAATACACTACGAGCATTAGAAGAAGGTTTGGAAAACTTTGGTGGTTGTGCCGTGGTCATCTCGCACGATAGATGGTTCTTGGATAGAATATGTACGCATATTCTTGCTTTTGAAGGTGACTCACAGGTATACTTCTTTGAAGGGAATTATTCCGAATACGAAGAAAACCGGAAAAAACGGTTGGGAGATATAGGACCTAAGCGAATCAAATATAGAAAACTGGTAAAATAA
- a CDS encoding PAS domain-containing sensor histidine kinase, which produces MEAAKLLKAIIDNAIDGIITIDNRGNVETINPAASSLFGYSPEEVIGSNVSLLMPEPDRSNHDGYIHNYQTTGKKKIIGIGREVRGRRKDGTTFPFRLAVSEVFYHDKSIFTGFIHDLSKEKEAEDKLLKHALELEQKISERTKDLIKTVSELEKAKAEVSNSLEKEKELGQMKSRFVSMASHEFRTPLSSVQLSASLIEKYIEKPDFLNVRKHTSRIKSSVQLLTNILNDFLSLEKLEAGVVAVQMERINLVSLAEEVTEEMQMICKKNQHIVYEHTGVEAEFLMDAHLWKSIVINLISNAVKYSGEDTFIEFSTKIEDGNCTVNIKDNGIGIPYEDQVSLFEPFFRAHNTGNIPGTGLGLNIVKRYVELLDGKLEYRSSINQGTAFLLTFSSDK; this is translated from the coding sequence GTGGAGGCTGCAAAACTATTAAAAGCAATCATTGATAACGCTATCGATGGCATTATTACAATCGATAATAGGGGGAACGTGGAAACTATTAACCCAGCTGCGTCTAGTTTATTTGGCTATTCGCCGGAAGAGGTGATTGGGAGTAATGTATCTCTATTGATGCCTGAGCCAGACCGGAGCAACCATGATGGGTATATCCATAATTATCAGACAACAGGTAAGAAAAAGATTATCGGAATAGGTCGTGAAGTACGAGGGAGGCGGAAGGATGGGACGACGTTCCCATTCCGGTTGGCTGTGAGCGAAGTGTTTTACCACGATAAAAGTATATTCACAGGTTTTATCCATGACCTTTCAAAAGAAAAGGAAGCAGAGGATAAGCTGTTGAAGCACGCCTTGGAATTGGAGCAAAAAATCAGTGAACGGACCAAGGATTTGATCAAGACGGTTTCTGAATTGGAGAAAGCAAAGGCTGAGGTCAGCAACTCTTTGGAAAAGGAGAAAGAACTCGGCCAAATGAAATCTCGATTTGTATCGATGGCCTCTCACGAGTTTAGGACGCCTTTGAGCTCGGTACAGCTGTCGGCGTCCCTAATCGAAAAGTATATCGAAAAGCCCGATTTTCTGAATGTTCGCAAACATACTTCCCGTATCAAAAGCTCAGTGCAACTATTGACTAATATCTTGAATGATTTCCTCTCGTTGGAGAAATTGGAAGCTGGGGTAGTTGCCGTCCAGATGGAACGGATCAACCTGGTTTCGCTGGCCGAAGAAGTGACGGAAGAGATGCAAATGATCTGTAAAAAAAATCAACATATCGTATACGAACATACAGGGGTAGAGGCTGAATTTCTAATGGATGCGCATCTCTGGAAAAGTATTGTAATCAATCTCATTTCCAATGCTGTTAAATATTCAGGAGAAGATACCTTTATTGAATTCAGTACAAAGATTGAAGATGGCAACTGTACCGTCAACATCAAGGATAATGGAATAGGCATACCTTACGAAGATCAGGTAAGTCTATTCGAACCTTTTTTCAGGGCACATAATACGGGGAATATCCCGGGCACCGGCCTCGGATTGAATATAGTAAAACGTTATGTAGAGCTTCTCGATGGGAAATTAGAGTATCGATCCAGCATCAACCAAGGAACGGCTTTCTTACTCACATTTTCGTCTGATAAATAG
- a CDS encoding response regulator yields MRKKNILIIEDNFEIREGTSEILELTGYYNVLTAENGRVGVEMALENTPDLILCDIMMPELDGYGVLYMLSKHEQTATIPFIFLTAKSERIDMRKAMEMGADDYLTKPFDDVELLNAIESRLKKRGQMVAKSSVGSGESHLSDEEQHLMLKELIDSSRIKEFKKKQLVFELKDNPIFVYYIIIGKVRSFLSYSDGRELSTDIYVRHDFFGYEAVLLNEEYTDSAIALEDSEIALIPKDDFYELLFRKPAIAGKFIKLLSGNLKEKEEKLLELAYDSVRKRVANALIDVAEKTRPDEDGGHVLHVSREELATLAGTANETISRILADFKEANLIKKKGNAIRISSVNNLRQIR; encoded by the coding sequence ATGAGGAAGAAAAATATTTTGATTATTGAGGATAATTTTGAAATTAGGGAGGGAACTTCCGAAATTTTAGAGTTGACAGGATATTATAACGTGTTGACAGCTGAGAATGGGAGGGTAGGCGTAGAAATGGCATTGGAGAACACACCAGACCTGATTCTATGTGATATTATGATGCCGGAGCTTGACGGCTATGGTGTCCTTTATATGTTGAGCAAACACGAGCAAACCGCTACAATTCCCTTTATTTTTTTGACGGCAAAGAGCGAACGCATTGACATGCGCAAGGCCATGGAAATGGGGGCTGACGATTACCTCACCAAGCCTTTTGACGATGTAGAGCTTCTAAATGCAATCGAAAGTAGATTGAAAAAGAGAGGTCAAATGGTGGCCAAATCTTCCGTAGGAAGTGGCGAATCACACCTGAGTGACGAAGAGCAGCACCTCATGTTGAAAGAGCTTATTGATTCTTCTCGTATAAAGGAATTCAAGAAAAAGCAACTTGTGTTTGAACTCAAAGACAATCCGATTTTCGTCTATTACATAATCATAGGAAAGGTTAGAAGTTTTTTGAGTTATTCGGATGGACGTGAGCTGTCTACAGATATTTATGTAAGGCATGATTTTTTTGGATATGAAGCCGTGTTATTGAATGAAGAGTATACAGACAGTGCGATTGCATTGGAAGATTCCGAAATAGCGCTGATTCCCAAGGACGATTTCTACGAGCTATTATTTCGAAAACCGGCCATTGCAGGCAAGTTTATCAAATTATTGTCTGGCAATTTAAAAGAGAAAGAAGAAAAACTGCTGGAACTGGCGTATGACTCTGTCCGCAAACGTGTAGCCAATGCTTTAATCGATGTAGCAGAGAAGACTCGTCCAGATGAAGACGGTGGGCATGTGCTACACGTGTCAAGGGAGGAACTGGCCACCTTGGCGGGTACCGCGAATGAAACAATCAGTAGGATATTGGCTGACTTTAAAGAAGCTAATCTCATTAAGAAGAAGGGGAATGCCATTCGTATCTCTTCGGTCAATAATCTGAGACAAATCAGATAA
- a CDS encoding ATP-dependent Clp protease ATP-binding subunit — translation MEAKFSPRVKDVISYSREEALRLRHDYIGTEHLLLGLIREGDGVAIKILKNIGIDTATLRQSIEDAVKGSSVSRAPIGNMPLTKQAEKVLKITYLEAKIFKSDIIGTEHLMLAILRDDENIASQILQQYQVTYDVFKNEVEQNKTTITDEAPGSSAGGDDDYPEEEQFNQPKKVSDIKSKTPVLDNFGRDLTKAAEEGRLDPIVGREKEIERVSQILSRRKKNNPLLIGEPGVGKSAIAEGLALRIIQRKVSRVLFNKRVVTLDLASLVAGTKYRGQFEERMKAVMNELEKSPDVILFIDEIHTIVGAGGASGSLDASNMFKPALARGEIQCIGATTLDEYRQYIEKDGALDRRFQRVTIEPASHDETIEILTRIKDKYEEHHNVNYTPEAIEACVSLTTRYITDRFLPDKAIDALDEAGSRVHLNNIHVPQSIIDIEQKIEEVKVEKNKVVRSQKYEEAAKLRDSEKKLLEELEREKTAWEAETKTKRYLVTEDNVAEVVSMMTGIPVQRVSQTDSQKLLNMGDSMKGRIIGQDDAVQKLVKAIQRTRAGLKDPKKPIGSFIFLGPTGVGKTELAKELARFMFDSEDSLIQIDMSEYMEKFAVSRLVGAPPGYVGYEEGGQLTEKVRRKPYAVVLLDEIEKAHPDVFNLLLQVLDEGQLTDSLGRRVDFRNTIIIMTSNIGARQLKEFGQGVGFTTAAKTTQADSHARGVIETALKRAFAPEFLNRVDDVIVFNSLNKEHIFKIIDIELKSLFARIEGLGYHIELTDTAKDYIAEKGYDTNFGARPLKRAIQKYLEDPIAEEILRGEIQSGGTLTVDLDKEKNEITVKGQPSKGGGKDKPKESDVSKDN, via the coding sequence ATGGAAGCAAAATTTTCACCACGCGTAAAGGATGTAATATCCTATAGCCGAGAAGAAGCTTTACGTCTTCGTCATGATTATATTGGCACAGAACATCTTTTACTTGGGTTGATTCGTGAGGGGGATGGAGTGGCGATTAAGATTTTGAAAAATATCGGTATCGATACTGCAACTCTACGACAGTCTATTGAAGATGCCGTAAAAGGTTCATCGGTGTCTCGTGCACCAATTGGCAACATGCCACTAACAAAACAAGCAGAAAAAGTACTTAAAATCACATACTTAGAAGCAAAGATATTCAAAAGCGACATCATCGGCACTGAGCATTTGATGCTTGCAATCTTGCGTGACGACGAAAACATCGCCTCTCAGATTCTGCAACAGTACCAAGTTACCTACGATGTGTTCAAGAATGAGGTTGAGCAAAACAAAACCACCATTACCGATGAGGCTCCGGGCTCTTCAGCAGGTGGGGATGATGATTATCCAGAAGAGGAGCAATTCAACCAGCCTAAGAAAGTGTCGGATATCAAGTCTAAGACACCGGTATTGGACAACTTTGGGCGTGATTTGACAAAAGCTGCCGAGGAAGGTCGCCTAGATCCTATCGTGGGCCGGGAGAAAGAAATCGAGCGTGTATCACAGATTTTGTCTCGTCGTAAGAAGAACAATCCTTTGCTTATTGGGGAGCCTGGTGTTGGTAAATCTGCCATTGCAGAAGGTCTTGCGCTTCGTATTATCCAACGCAAAGTGTCACGTGTCTTGTTCAACAAGCGGGTAGTCACACTTGATTTGGCCTCTCTTGTAGCAGGAACGAAATACCGTGGTCAATTTGAGGAACGGATGAAAGCTGTGATGAACGAATTGGAAAAATCTCCAGATGTCATCCTATTCATCGATGAGATTCATACTATTGTTGGCGCTGGAGGTGCTTCGGGTTCTTTGGATGCCTCAAACATGTTCAAACCTGCTTTGGCTAGGGGCGAGATTCAATGTATCGGAGCTACTACGTTAGATGAATACAGACAATATATCGAGAAAGATGGTGCTTTGGACCGTCGTTTCCAACGCGTCACCATTGAGCCTGCGTCTCATGATGAGACCATCGAGATATTGACCCGTATCAAAGATAAATACGAAGAGCATCACAATGTCAACTACACACCTGAAGCTATTGAAGCCTGTGTGTCATTGACCACCCGATACATCACTGACCGTTTCCTTCCGGACAAGGCCATTGATGCACTGGATGAGGCTGGATCACGTGTCCACCTTAACAATATACATGTACCACAGTCCATCATTGATATCGAACAAAAGATCGAAGAGGTCAAGGTCGAGAAAAACAAGGTTGTTCGCAGTCAGAAATACGAAGAAGCCGCTAAGCTCCGGGATTCGGAGAAAAAGCTTTTAGAAGAATTGGAACGTGAGAAGACTGCTTGGGAAGCGGAGACCAAAACTAAGCGCTACCTCGTTACCGAGGACAATGTTGCCGAAGTGGTCTCCATGATGACAGGTATTCCGGTCCAACGTGTCAGCCAGACGGATAGCCAAAAGCTATTGAACATGGGTGATTCGATGAAGGGACGTATCATTGGACAAGATGACGCCGTTCAAAAGTTGGTCAAAGCCATACAGCGTACACGTGCTGGGTTGAAAGACCCTAAAAAACCAATCGGCTCCTTTATCTTTCTAGGCCCTACAGGGGTTGGTAAGACCGAGTTAGCAAAAGAGTTGGCTAGATTCATGTTCGATTCGGAGGATTCGTTGATCCAGATTGATATGAGTGAGTACATGGAGAAATTTGCGGTATCCAGATTAGTGGGAGCGCCTCCAGGATATGTAGGATATGAAGAAGGTGGACAATTGACAGAGAAGGTCCGTCGCAAACCTTATGCAGTAGTCTTACTGGATGAGATTGAAAAGGCACATCCCGATGTCTTCAACTTATTGTTACAGGTATTGGATGAAGGACAGTTGACAGACAGTCTTGGTCGCCGGGTAGATTTTCGTAATACCATCATCATCATGACTTCTAATATCGGAGCCCGTCAGTTGAAGGAATTTGGGCAAGGAGTAGGATTTACAACTGCTGCAAAAACAACCCAAGCTGACTCGCACGCTAGAGGTGTTATCGAAACGGCCTTGAAACGCGCTTTTGCTCCAGAATTCTTGAATCGCGTAGATGATGTCATCGTATTCAACTCCTTGAATAAAGAGCACATCTTCAAGATTATCGATATCGAATTGAAATCTTTGTTCGCACGTATCGAAGGATTGGGCTATCATATCGAACTGACAGATACTGCCAAAGACTACATCGCGGAGAAAGGGTATGACACCAATTTCGGTGCTAGACCACTGAAACGTGCTATTCAAAAATATCTTGAAGATCCAATTGCTGAAGAAATCCTCAGAGGAGAAATTCAAAGCGGAGGCACATTGACGGTAGATTTGGATAAAGAAAAAAATGAAATCACGGTCAAGGGCCAACCTTCTAAAGGAGGAGGAAAAGATAAACCCAAAGAGTCTGACGTATCTAAAGACAACTAA